The nucleotide window GCAGCAACCTTCACCACAACAAGCACATAGTATCAGAGCAATATATTGCACAATATTAGATCAAGGAAATCTACAAAACTTGTAATTGAACTAAATCGATGAGAACTCTCACATTAAAAAGAAGTAAAGAACATCAACCGGCTGGCTCCAGCTGCAGCAATCCTCTGAACATCAAACACCTTCTTCTTGCTTCCATTCTCATCACTATCCTCGGCCATTCCAGAGTTCAGCAAGTTTCATTTTAGATAATTCCAAACCAACAAAGGAATAAGAATCTAAAACAGAAAAAGTAGCTACCAGCAGACTCCAACAGAATGGTTGAAAGCATCACAGTCCTCCTTGCTCGCATTAAGAACTTTGTCCACATTTGTTGCTTTTGGTTCAACCTTCCTTTTCAGCAGCAACCTTCAAAAGTCAACAAATGGGATCCAGAACATAAAATCAGTCATGAAAACACAAAGGCAAACTCAGAAATTAGGCTAAATTATAGTACAGATTTTGCTCTCACATCATAAAGAACATTAACCAGGATCCATGAGCATTGAAGTCTTTCTTGCTTCCCTCCTTATCCTTATGGTTGTGAGCATTGAAGTCATTCTTCTTGCTTGCACAGTGGCGTTCCTTCTCAGCCTTACACTTGTGAGAATCGAATTCCTTGTTGTAAGCAACCTTTCCATTCCCTCCATGCATGTTAGTAGGAAGCTTAAAAATAGCAAACAAGCTCAGTCAGCAAGGCTTGATCTATAGAACGTGGTATTTGAATCAAACTGCATGTTTCAGTATGGAAATCTTAAGCTAGCTACTGGTTTATTATGCGAGAAAGACCAGATATGGGATGCACAGTTGTAAAAGCAGTatttgtaagatcaaatatggacataacacatatcatcataaagtaattgatgattagcttaatatcaatcctagtttaacatggatacaaatagtaaatcaatacttgtaacttaatgaagcagtgtatctattcattaaggtaagtaatcctattcttagcctgcaagaaagattacaatgaagtgttacattaagaatctaactaggaaacctaaaccgatatggatagctttaatgggaagcttcttgagggttaagtctcctatatatacagatgaattggtccctgattactaccgacgttttgcatattgttctgtccattgagaagcaagttggtaagtaacagaaggccatattcagtgttcgtgtttgtagcataagatggaatccatgccagtgattgctgaaggtaagccttaatcccttttatgattgtgtacatatattgtgagcatgtatatggtttctaacaattggtatcagagcataggctcacatatatcaaaatcgttttagggttttgtaaaacaaatacaaaaaaaaaaaaaaaaaggtttttactttacgggtcaagtaactgaccaagtcactgaccatgtaactggtcatgtaactgatcaaagtaagttacttaagtcgattgctgcatctggttaattatcaaattcacgcttccgctgtgatttttagcagcaaattggggaaaaagcaaaaacaggtttttctgtgaaattgatttcgattcatagcatgataattgagtttttgattgtgctcaagaacactagtagcattcccggcgtgcgttaggctagagtagatggtgaccggatgaaatttacaatttcttgattgttctgtggtttcttggaatcaaatcaattttggttatgcttgaatatgcatgttgaattgattgatgatatggtattgtatctgtgattgtgtaaaaattgcatgaagaacaaaaatctcccagaattttttacacattattaaaattgacagatatgagagcttaattttcttacaatgatgaatctgggtagaatataaagttaaaagctcatgggttttgtggttttctgttggcataagtgattatgatgcacaaagcattcttcattgatgttggcagaaaacgatgatcaggtaactgaccaactagtcaggtcactgaccatgtaactggtcgggtcactgaccaagtaactggtcaggtcactgaccatgtaactggccaggtcactgaccatgtaactggtcaggtcactgaccatgtaactggccaggtcactgaccaagtaactggtcaggtaactaatcaagtaactgatcgaataacaaaactgaaattgtgttttgtgttttaaaactatgcttcagttttatcttccaaagaagtggtcaagtatggttttagaatacaaaacagcaatatgcgtgcttgatgaaaataaatacggatacttagaaatttttcttctgtctaaagatgtggataaatttctttggataacttgttttcattgaacatggtatattgataaagaactccaggatgttatgcttctgctcaaaagtgttgcttaacattatttttggttatggactgatatgaatgcaagtatggattgtttaggttttctgtatgttcttgttttggttgcttaaagctaaacaaaacacagaaaacttaaagttatgttctttacaaattgagaactcacacgaatttttgttttgctccttaggtaactcttacatgagcttgaacagtgtcttgatgctaactggaaccaactatagagcttggctagattctgtagagaaatatatgggaatgcatgagaacatagactattgcttcactgaggacaaacctgaagagttaactgcaaagagcactaagaaggaaactgatctttacaagaagtggcatagatccaatagaatggctaagaacctcattcgtacctctatgtctaagactgtcagaggaagtatagaagaacctgagctagcatcagattttttggaactcataggtgctaagtttaaagaaagtgaaaaggcagaagctgctaggctaaccaaggagtttcatgatttgaagtacatgggttcagggggagttagagaacatattatgaagatgatcaatataaatggcagactcagggagctcttgatgggggttagggatgagcaggtagtgcattatgcactacattccttgcctaacagttttagtcatcttaggaccagttacaactctcaaaagggaaactggactctagatgaacttatatccatctgtgtggatgaagaatctaggatcaaggaagaaaaggaacctgctacaaccattaacctcattgagaagcctaaaaggaaaaagccccaaaataagctcaagcctattaaagccataactaagagttcaacagctgcagtggccaaggaaaataggccatttaggttcaagtgctacttttgcaaaagagtaggacacatgaaaaaggactgcactggctataaaaattggttagccaaaaagggtaagattttttctaatacagttttttctttagaaattaatctcataaatgttgaaccacagtcttggtggatagattcaggctcacctattcatattactaattctttgcagggattcataaggaggagaatcccaaaaagtgatgaagtgaacctgtgtgtaggcaatggcatgagagtggcagtcaaggctattggaaccttaaagctcgatttaggattaggaaaattgttagttttggacaatgttttttatgtaccttccatgagaaggaatttggtttcggtttctcttttagtaaaatctggttgtagacttgttatggatagtaatggaattcttatttctaaaaattctgttcaaattggttctggtgttattatgaatgattatttacagttaaattgctCAATGGCTCAataagaaattttacttgttgaaaataacacaaacagtactaacactttaacaggtgttaaaagaaccaaactaaatgaaaagtctgcatttttatggcatagaagactcggccatgtttcaaaagagagactgaaaattttggtgaaaaataacatcctaaatgaacttgatttttctgatctaacagactatgttgaatgctttaagggaaaaataactaatactagaaagaagactgcatatagaagccaaaatttattagaactcatacacactgatatatgtggaccatttaggcatcaaactatctgtgagaatgtgtattttatcacattcattgatgactataaattatattctgctcatcattcacctagaatttttgaaacatatcaagtaaagtttctaagtgaaaaagttcacaatacaaaccttgaggatttaacctcagattttgaggaaattgtgtcagatgagaatataagtgtagcattgcctttagaacaagatgtaactgatcatgtcactggtcaagtaactgaccatgtcactgaccaagtaactatacctggtcgagtaactggccaagtaactgatcatgtcactgaccaagtcactgaccatgtcactgaccaagtcactgaccatgtcactgaccaagtcactgaccatgtcactgaccaagtcactgaccatgtcactgaccatgtcactgaccaagtcactgaccatgtcactgaccatgtaactgaccaagtaactgtgcctggtcaagtcactgctcatgtcactgaccaagtaactgtgcctggtcaagtcactgcccatgtcactgaccatgtaactgactaagtaactgtccctggtcaagtaactgaccacgtaactggtcaagtaactgaacctcaccatcctccagtggctcaacctagaagatcacagagcaagaaaaccaacttatggggggaagagagtgactacattgtttatctgcaagaagcagaaattgaaatggactgtgcagaggacaatgatccaactacatttaatcaggccattgaaagtagtgaatctcatcaatggcagcaagcaatggaagcagaaattaattccatgagtcaaaatgcagtttgggaattagttgaacctgaccacaaccagaagcctataggttgtaaatgggttttcaaaaccaaaagagatgcaaatggcaacgtagagagacataaagcaagattagttgccaaaggttttacacagaaggagggcattgattttactaagactttttctccagtttctacaaaagactcgtttaggataatcatggctttggtggctcattttgatatggagctgcaccagatggatgttaaaacagctttcttgaatggtgaactagatgaagtgatttatatgaggcagccagaagggtttgtacaagctggaagtgaaaacttagtgtgtaagttaagaaaatcaatttatggcctaaaacaagcttctagacagtggtacaagaaatttgattctgtgatttctacttttggatttatagaaaatcttgttgatgagtgtgtttatttgaagactgttgggaacaattttatttttctggtactctatgtggatgatatacttttggctagcagtaacattaaattgcttaaagataccaagagttttctgtcaaggaattttgacatgaaagacttaggagaagcatcctatgtactaggtattgagattaaaagagatagggcacagagactacttggtttgtctcaacagaattatgttaccaaaattttaaagagatttggtatggagaagtgtgcagctggagaagttcccatgtccaaagaagataagttaaccaagaagcaaagtcccaatagtgatgttgagaaagaaaatatggagtcaaagccttatgccagacttgtaggaagtctcatgtatgcacaagtctgcactaggccagacttgtcttttgcagtagggattttgtcaagattccaatccaatctaggccatgaacattgggtagctgggaagaaagtgttgagatacctgcagagaactaaaagtcacatgctagtttataggcaagtggaggatctgaaactcattggattctcagactcggattttgcagggaattatccagactccaagaagtccacttgtggatatgtgttcttgcttgcaggaggtgctattgcttggaaaaccatgaaacaaacacttgtttcaacttctactatgtaagctgaatttattgcagtatatgaaactgtgtgtgaaggactttggattaggaattttctcatgcagaccaaagtattgagtcacattgtggctggaacacttgtaatttattgtgacaatgaggctgcagttttctttagcaagaacagtaaaaggtcaaataattccaagcatattgatctaaagtattacagtgttagagaaagagtaaagcatggtgaaatagctattttgagtattgacacaaattcacagctagcagatcctttcaccaaggcattgtcagtagcagcattccagaaacatacagcaagcattggaattttagctaatttagatgcttaggttcagtagagagttagtccagttggagcatttaaaattctaaggttttttgagttcttgtgttttagttgtgatcttttattttgtttatcacaacttgtttgtaatgacagattttattattaataaattttgaggtattttcagattttggttattactgcagtttttgttgaatgttctgaaaattatcgattttgtgtttaaagttatacttgctatcagatggcttaaatcatgtgaagcatgatgttaagcttcaagcaatatctttaagccatcagtgttcagtaaatttgcttgagtttttggttttagaaacataaagtaggacctaatatatgtttacttgttgatacacattaacatatattgtatcacttctggtttgacatatgtggattgcaggagcttgtgtttgtggttttgaaactctgcatttttgttaaaatgtatactgtttcttgctctgcataagtaactgtgatctgaccatgttggaatggattttcgatttaagtttgttatctggcgcgcacttcagtaagttaagtaggttttgatgttctctggtgcaaatcatagcatgatatgtgtgagtccaagggggagattgtaagatcaaatatggacataacacatatcatcataaagtaattgatgattagcttaatatcaatcctagtttaacatggatacaaacagtaaatcaatacttgtaacttaatgaagcagtgtatctattcattaaggtaagtaatcctattcttagtctgcaagaaagattacaatgaagtgttacattaagaatctaactaggaaacctaaaccgatatggatagctttaatgggaagcttcttgagggttaagtctcctatatatacagatgaattggtccctgattactaccgacgttttgcatattgttctgtccattgagaagcaagtttgtaagtaacagaaggccatattcagtgttcgtgtttgtagcataagatggaatccatgccagtgattgctgaaggtaagccttaatcccttttatgattgtgtacatatattgtgagcatgtatatggtttctaACAGTATTGGCATTCAACTGTACTTGGCATGGCATTGCAGCAGTTCAAAACCCACAATTATCACTTCTTCAGTAACATGCTTCTTAATGGTGTATAATTTCTCTGTTAATCAAACTAAATGATATGCAAGATGACTGAAAATCACAGTAAATGTGTACTTAACATTTCACTACTCAAATGCCAGACTTCTAGTGAAAGACCACAACAGAGTTTTGCACAGTGATGGCATGATTTCCAGTATGCTAAGACAATCACAACTTAAGGAGAGAGACAAACTTGTGTAGTTATGCAGTGTGTGTGCGCAAGCTGTGTTTTCCCAGACCTGAAATCAGAGTGTAGGTTTAATACAAGCAATGGACAATAGTGATACTCAAAGAAATATTTAGGATTATGGACACCAGTGCTCACCTAAATTCCCCAAAGGCTTCTGTGATTGCTCGAGTTTCAATCCCACCTGAGATTCATTAACACAGAAATGACAGAATCAAATGAAAATAAACTACTGAGTATGATAAAGGTTAGATTGAAAAACTAATAGCAAAAGATTACCGCCTAATAGTTCATCAAGTGCTTGGCTCTCAGTCGTAATGCGAATCACAGACTTCCTCTATACACCAAAACAAAAGTCAACTTCTGAGGTTCACATTCATACCCACAGTAACTAACTTTCAAGACTGCATTACTTAAGCCAGCTTAAAACCACAAACAACTTCAAACTTACTCTGGTTAGAGCATCACTCCCATTACTATATCCAAAgttctgaaaaagaaaaaacagtaaTGAAAACTGAGAATAAACTTATCACTCGAAAAACTTCAGAAAATCCAGATGAAAATTTCAGATTATGGCAAGGTAAAGCACTAACCACTATCTTCTCAGCAGCTTCACAAATCTTATCAACTTTGGCCTCAGATAAACCTTTAATTCCCGTCAAGTTCTGCCAAACAACAACCACGTACAGTAAGGAAATCTAACTTGAACATTTACGGTTTTGAAAAATTAGAGGTGAAATTCGCTATACCTTCTTGGTGTGCATCATCAAACCATTGCAAGTGTAGATCCCTGCCTCCTGAAGCTTCTTAACATCTCCGGCATTGATTCCCTGAGCAATCACTGCACTCAAAAACTCATCGCTCCATTACAACTCTGATTTAGTCACTTCCGAAGAAAATTTCGCTTACAATTTTAAGTCTAATCTGAAAATCGTGACCAAACCACACTCGACTTCTACGAAACCAGAAAAACTAAGCAAATCCATCAGAAATTTGAAAATTGACTGAAAATCCAGTTAGCGAAGCAGTTTTTTGATCAAGCAAATCAAGCGATCGAGCTTGAGAACATAAATATTAGCATAGATCGATGAAGCAAAGCGAAATGAGAGAAATCGAGAATTGAAGTATGTGAACGGAAATTGGAAATTGAATAGGAGCGAAGGTCATGAAGCTTACGCTTATCGATCACTTCGAAGAGGTCGTCTTCGTCGTCGATGTCTTGGCGTTTAACGAGCTGTAGCTGGCTTTGATCTTCGGCTCTGAAGACCATCGCAGAGAAACGAAAGGTTATTTCAAAGTGAAAAATAAGGCTATACGATCCGGATTAAAGCAAACAGAGAGAGGAGTTAGCAAATCTGTGACTTACTTCATCTTCGCTCTCGGTTAGCAAATCTGTGACAAGACGAAATGCAGAAGCTCGGTGGCTCCGGGAGAATGGAAATCGTCGACAGAGAccagagaggggagagagagagagagagagatctgagtatttgaaatttgaaatttgaagggGCTTAATATATAGAGCGGGACTGGAGAGCAAACTTACGCGGTTCGTCTTGTCTTTTGTGCCATGACGCGTAATTAGTTGAGTGGCTGCAGCCCAACCCAAAACAGCTAGAAATAAATTAGTAGGTGATGAATCGATAATTCTTCGGTGTTGCGCGGTTGGGTGAAGATCTCCATTTTGATCTCGGCAACCCAAGTTCGAAACGTGGTACTTTTTCGTTGTACTTACATTATtggtttttttccttcttttttcttttcggttttacttccttttatgggtttttattttttttttctgttttctttctgTATTACTTCATATTTTGTTtaactattttattttctatttagaTATAACTCAAACCCATACAAcaagttttatattttttttcccaaataTTATCTCTCCCAATACAAAAAGAGATGCAACAAAATTAGCTCTGGTTTCACAACACTTCTTACTATTGTCAacctctttttctcttcctaGTCAATAAGAAAAAGATTGGCGTTAGTTTTGACAAAgtttttctctctattttttttattgaataacAAAATGTTTatgatataatatttttttttcaagtaatttggtttttttttttttttggttgggttCTTTCTTATCTTTGACCTCTCAATGAAGTATATGGTTATATACTTTAGTTAAATGTTTTTGAGTTGGTAACTCAGTCCTTGCAAAACCACACATAAGAGTAGCCAAATACCTAGAATTTTTAGACAATGCAAACCCTATTTTACCTAATGGCGATTGCCACGCTCACCCTATCGCTGTCTCCTCATGGCAGCGACATCTATGGTGGTTTCGGCCAGCCTCCAAGCCCAAAACTTTTGGGTCCGATCCTCTTTCTCCCATCAACTGTCTTCGATTTGTCAAGACGTGTATTGTCTTCTTGGGATGGCAGCATACAGTCGTGGTAGTGGCCGGATCGGTGGAGGCTCCACTTTCAGATCCCTATTCTTGATAATGATGGCGGTGGTCTGTACTATGGAGGCGCAGTTTTTACAGTCGGGTTGACTTCGTCTGGAAGCATAACTGCATGTAGGTGTAGTCCAGAAGTTGCGGATCATCACCATGCTTCATCGACGTCGGACTGGTCTTGGCCGGAACCTCCAGTGCTGCCGGAGTTTATGGCGTAGCGTAGTTGAACATTTGGTGTCCAGATCAATGCGAATGGGTTGATTTTGGCCTCCAATCCAAACCCAGCTTGCAATGACTTCAACGAAGGACGTGGCATCGGACATGACCCTCGACGGTGGTCACTTGGTTGGCTTCGAATTTTGGCACGAAGATGCTGGCTTGAGCTATATCGGCGGTGGTGTTACTGTCGCTGGTTCAGAGCTGTTGGGCTTGGGCCAATCTCTATAGCTTTGGCCTACTTGCTGCTGTGGGCCAGAGAATAAAGATGAaagaggagatggacttgggcCCTTCATTATTGAGGCATCCAAGGTAATGCGGGTCGTCTGGAGTTTGGACAGCTGTGGGGCCCACTACATTCTGCTATTGAGCCAATTCTCTATATGGACCGGGCAACACTTGTGCTCGGCAAAATATCCAAGCTCTAGTTTGCAGGGCACATGAAAAATATAGATAGGTGTGGTAGGGGCTTATTTACTATGTCTTACTATtctccatagtttataggctaacttttaaataagtgagcggtTAGTTCAAATATAAGTGGTCTGTTTCTATGTATCATAGTAGTTCTCTTACTACAACTTCTTGATTTGTCTAGTCGAAGGCAGTaaaaggatatgtaatggtcatcttGGCATGCGttaatgaaatccacatttcttttaaaaaaagttGGTAACTCAGTTTCTCGCCGTTGTGCTAAATTATCAATTTTACTTTaataagagagaaaaaattTCAAGCCACCCCATTTTTTAATTGCGGATCCGTCACTTTACTTGCTCTCTACCACTTGAGCTGTGCGAAAGTAGGTCAATCTTTATACTACAAGTTGTCTTCTCTTATATGTTGGGAAATACTCTCCACCACTTGAGTTATAGCCAATGGCTCCCGCACGTTATACAAGGGCAACAAACCATCTCACGTATGTAATATTAGTTTGAGTTCAAGTTGATATAATACGTGCATTGGCGATCTTTGTGAATAGAATTTGTTTAAGCAAAGAACCTCGATTTTTGTGAAGCAGCCTCTGGTCAAATGGTCTTGCCTTCCCAGTGGGAGGCTCAAGTTCAACGTGGATGGTGCTTTCCACCCTAGAAATGGACAAGGGGATGCATGAGTTTTAGCTAGGGATGAATGGGGACATTGTGTTGCTAGGCTTTCAAGACACATTCCCTTTTCATGGTCAGCTCTGCATGTGGAGGCGGAGGCAATGTGTGCAGGGTTACTTATAGCCAGACATCAGTAATGGAGTGAGGTTGAGTTTGAAAGTGATAGTGCTATAGTACTGCATGCCTTAgcaaaagaagatgaagatttgtTTGAGGTTGGTGCTATTTTAAGTGATTATAAGTCTTATTTACAAGCTTTTACTTTTCTTTCACTTAGACATGTTTTTCATGAAACAAATGGTGTAGCAGATAAGCTTGCACATCTTGCTAGTACATCCTTGTTGGATGAGTTTTGGATAGATGAAATTCTtgatattattcaggatgttcttATTGagcatgagtgtaatttatCACGAAGTTTAGGCTTGATATCCCCCTCGTTGTTAGTACTCTTCAAATATTAATAATAACAATTCAAGGAGGAGTACTCTAACTCCAACCTAATGGGTACCGCCATgcctgattaaaaaaaaaaaaggatcctcATGTGAAATTATCAGGTGCATTCTAGTAAACAAGGACAAGTTTCCTTTACCCTTAAGTGGGAAAGTAAATGTCATAAGTCATCTCTTAGAGTGATTTACACCTGTTGCATGATTGCACGAGCGGGATTGCTTAGTATTCTAATTCCTGAGCTTTACGCCAATTACAGTGAGTTAGTGACTCTTGAGCTggctctatctctctctaataGAGTTGGTGTGACCCTTGAACAGGCACATTAATACTGAAATTGAGAATATATGATCTTTGAGCCTTGAACTGTCTTGGATacaactaccgccaaagtagaaAATTTGCAtttacattagattagcttccgacacataagatttgggtgaaggaacctccctagcacccgacactAACTTTTATATTGTTTATACTTTCCTTAGTTTCtatgcatttttattaatcgccttgcatttcattaatttttattaatcTAAGATTAACTCCCAAAATGTGAACTCTTCGACTCATTGTAATTAACCACAACTAgactcttagttttgattaggctttggtgaaaaccaaaggcgAGCATTGCTGAGCCTTGGTGCCTTAGAGTTGTATTTTATTtaatattctttctcttttgtttgcTTTGTGAATCTAACTCCAACTATCTAAGGATGATGGGTTAGCCACGAATCTCCGTGATACGATAAATCCGGGCATAATATTTCcttatcttgacaatgatatgtatgcttgcgtaaatgtgtatcaagtcaaacTACAAGATAG belongs to Rosa chinensis cultivar Old Blush chromosome 4, RchiOBHm-V2, whole genome shotgun sequence and includes:
- the LOC112198690 gene encoding meiotic recombination protein DMC1 homolog yields the protein MVFRAEDQSQLQLVKRQDIDDEDDLFEVIDKLIAQGINAGDVKKLQEAGIYTCNGLMMHTKKNLTGIKGLSEAKVDKICEAAEKIVNFGYSNGSDALTRRKSVIRITTESQALDELLGGGIETRAITEAFGEFRSGKTQLAHTHCITTQLPTNMHGGNGKVAYNKEFDSHKCKAEKERHCASKKNDFNAHNHKDKEGSKKDFNAHGSWLMFFMMLLLKRKVEPKATNVDKVLNASKEDCDAFNHSVGVCW